In a single window of the Clarias gariepinus isolate MV-2021 ecotype Netherlands chromosome 16, CGAR_prim_01v2, whole genome shotgun sequence genome:
- the c16h16orf89 gene encoding UPF0764 protein C16orf89 homolog: MFGEMRALVALLIVAGARLAQQEVIDDILDSVSKGVNYFEQQSRNINLDGVVGYVILQAQLQEATKSQTHSDSLNLSQRTIALSLVKKLDKSLALAVTSLQEMDPKYYKEFEPVLSSSFWSLPHEWTSTDSSLVYTSPRSVECYDEQLGDKCMTFLLGTWKDDGTPCIVTKACRDTMTRFGCPHYSLSHQLLYFMIGTMKGCTRMLNGELKLLPVNITVQHYHRIFCSNMMRSNQEISTKGFTGQIQDIFMENILLCGLAGFSDFYKAAWLQHILTWQDKELGCFGKDDDYLQMFEEYLDAAHKRVKRREKTLKDGCSSHTTGVAMGALGGYLNFYLSEQDTTKRPLV; encoded by the exons atgTTTGGGGAGATGCGCGCGCTCGTGGCACTTCTCATAGTCGCGGGAGCGCGCTTGGCACAGCAGGAGGTTATAGATGACATTTTGGACAGTGTGTCTAAAGGAGTGAATTATTTTGAACAGCAGAGCAGGAACATAAATCTGGACGGTGTGGTGGGTTATGTCATCCTGCAAG cCCAGTTACAGGAAGCCACGAAATCTCAGACCCATTCAGATTCTCTAAACCTCTCTCAGCGCACCATCGCCCTGTCTCTGGTCAAAAAACTGGACAAGAGTCTGGCTCTTGCTGTCACTTCACTTCAGGAGATGGATCCAAAATACTACAAAG AGTTTGAACCCGTCTTATCCTCGTCTTTCTGGTCCTTGCCTCATGAATGGACCTCCACTGACTCGTCCCTGGTGTACACGTCTCCGAGATCCGTAGAGTGTTACGACGAGCAGCTCGGGGATAAGTGCATGACGTTTCTTCTGGGAACCTG GAAAGACGATGGGACGCCGTGCATCGTCACGAAGGCCTGCAGGGACACCATGACGCGATTCGGGTGTCCACATTACTCTTTGTCCCACCAGCTGCTCTACTTCATGATCGGGACGATG aaaGGGTGTACCAGGATGCTGAATGGAGAGTTGAAGCTCTTACCAGTTAACATCACAGTACAACACTATCACAGGATTTTCTGCTCCAACATGATGAGGAGCAACCAGGAGATCAGCACCAAGGGCTTCACTGGGCAAATCCAAGATATCTTCATGGAGAACA ttctCCTTTGTGGGCTGGCTGGATTCTCTGACTTTTACAAAGCCGCCTGGCTGCAGCACATTCTGACTTGGCAGGACAAGGAGCTGGGCTGTTTCGGGAAAGACG ACGACTACTTGCAAATGTTCGAGGAATATTTGGATGCGGCGCACAAGCGCGTGAAGAGGAGGGAGAAAACACTGAAAG ACGGATGCTCGAGTCACACGACGGGCGTGGCCATGGGTGCGCTGGGCGGATACCTCAACTTTTACCTTTCTGAGCAAGACACTACGAAACGACCACtggtgtaa
- the flr gene encoding tetratricopeptide repeat protein 30A yields MALNAIKDGEFTATVYKLIKDGRYGDAIHILSNELQKHMKSRAALSLLGYCYYHVQDFTNAADCYEQLIQLHPEVEDYKLYYAQSLYGACAFQDAMKATFLLDSPTSHIKMIKLQAAIKYGEEDFPAAMALVEQLPADDPDTEVDQGCLLYKLGEHEKACSKFTGAMQVLGYQPDLAYNIALCHYSLKQYAAALKYIREIIERGIREHPELGVGMTTEGIEVKSVGNTLVLHETALIEAFNLKAAIEYQLKKYDDAQEALTDMPPRSEEELDPVTLHNQALMNMDTKPTEGFEKLAFLLQQSPFPPSTFGNLLLLYCKYEYFDMAADVMAENAHLTYKFLSPYLYEFLDAMLTSQTAPEEAFRKLDDMAGKLTERLRKVTNLVQESRRSRDDEGLKKAVEDYDQLLEEYVPVLMAQTKIYWNRENYNMVEKIFRKSVEFCNEHDTWKLNVAHVLFMQENKYKEAIGFYEPIVKKHYDNILNVSAIVLANLCVSYIMTSQNEEAEELMRKIEKEEEQISYNDPDKKVFHLCIVNLVIGTLYCAKGNYDFGISRVIKSLEPYNKKLGTDTWFYIKRCFLSLLENMAKHMIMLRDTVVQDCVQFLEHCELYGKDVPAVIEQPLEEEHAHIGKNTVTYEARMLKALFYEVIGWND; encoded by the exons ATGGCGCTGAATGCGATTAAAGATGGAGAATTCACCGCTACTGTTTATAAACTG attaaaGATGGGCGCTATGGAGACGCTATACACATCCTGAGCAATGAACTTCAGAAGCACATGAAA tctCGAGCTGCCCTGTCTCTCCTGGGTTACTGCTATTACCATGTGCAGGATTTCACCAATGCAGCCGATTGTTATGAGCAGCTCATTCAGCTGCACCCAGAAGTGGAAGACTACAAACTATACTACGCCCAGTCCCTGTACGGAGCGTGTGCTTTCCAGGACGCAATGAAAGCCACGTTTCTTCTGGACAGTCCTACGAGTCACATCAAG ATGATTAAACTTCAAGCTGCTATAAAgtacggagaagaagactttccAGCAGCGATG GCTCTGGTGGAGCAGTTGCCTGCGGACGACCCCGATACCGAAGTGGATCAAGGCTGCCTGCTGTATAAGCTCGGAGAACATGAGAAGGCCTGCTCCAAGTTTACAGGCGCCATGCAAGTGCTGGGATACCAGCCAG ATTTGGCCTACAACATCGCTCTGTGTCACTACAGCCTCAAGCAGTACGCCGCAGCCCTCAAGTACATCCGGGAGATCATCGAGCGTGGGATAAGGGAGCACCCAG AACTCGGCGTCGGCATGACGACCGAAGGGATTGAAGTAAAAAGCGTGGGAAACACACTGGTGCTGCATGAAACGGCCTTGATCGAAGCTTTTAACCTGAAAGCAGCCATCGAATATCAGCTAAAGAAGT ATGATGATGCTCAGGAAGCGCTGACTGATATGCCACCCAGATCAGAAGAG GAGCTCGACCCCGTCACACTTCACAACCAGGCCCTCATGAACATGGACACCAAGCcgacagaaggcttcgagaaGCTGGCGTTCCTCCTGCAGCAGAGCCCTTTCCCTCCCTCCACCTTCGGCAATCTGCTCCTGCTCTACTGCAAATATGAG TACTTCGACATGGCTGCTGATGTGATGGCTGAAAACGCACACCTCACCTACAAGTTCCTGTCTCCA TACCTGTACGAGTTTCTGGACGCCATGTTGACGAGTCAAACCGCTCCCGAGGAG GCGTTTCGGAAGCTAGACGATATGGCAGGAAAACTGACGGAGCGGTTACGGAAGGTCACCAATctg GTTCAGGAGTCACGGCGTTCACGGGACGACGAAGGTCTAAAAAAAGCAGTGGAAGATTACGATCAGCTTCTCGAGGA GTACGTCCCTGTGCTGATGGCGCAGACGAAGATTTACTGGAACCGCGAGAACTACAACATGGTGGAGAAGATTTTCCGCAAGTCAGTGGAGTTCTGCAACGAACACGACACGTGGAAGCTGAACGTCGCACACGTGCTCTTCATGCAGGAGAACAAATACAAAGAGGCGATCGGATTCTACGAGCCCATCGTAAAGAAACACTACGATAAT ATCCTTAATGTGAGCGCGATCGTTCTGGCTAACCTGTGTGTGTCGTACATCATGACGAGCCAAAACGAAGAG GCAGAGGAGCTGATGAGGAAAATCGAGAAAGAGGAAGAACAGATCTCGTACAACGACCCTGACAAGAAGGTGTTTCACCTGTGCATCGTCAACCTGGTGATCGG GACCCTTTACTGCGCTAAAGGAAACTACGACTTCGGTATTTCTCGCGTGATCAAGAGCTTGGAGCCGTACAACAAGAAG CTCGGAACAGACACGTGGTTCTACATTAAGAGGTGCTTCCTGTCCTTGTTGGAGAACATGGCCAAGCACATGATCATGCTGAGGGACACCGTCGTGCAGGACTGCGTCCAGTTCCTGGAACACTGCGAGT TGTACGGGAAGGACGTCCCGGCCGTCATCGAGCAGCCTCTGGAGGAGGAACATGCGCACATCGGGAAAAACACGGTCACCTACGAGGCTCGCATGCTGAAGGCTCTGTTCTATGAAGTCATCGGATGGAACGACTAG
- the si:ch211-76l23.4 gene encoding uncharacterized protein si:ch211-76l23.4, which produces MGFRLSFLLLALAAVVVFGQKKRVANKEWSYRDGSEKVSMRGVANLTQVLDDWKFGILSQVKDILQKDHQNVLPDYARIQPLSEALDDLYKEFNALKSHLGELTDKFTAIESFIDDLKINKEKEKANTPAPVTPVRRRLIKTRTSASSSS; this is translated from the exons ATGGGATTCAGGCTGAGCTTCCTGCTCCTGGCTCTAGCCGCGGTTGTGGTGTTTGGCCAAAAGAAGCGCGTCGCTAATAAAGAATGGAGCTACCGTGATGGAT CTGAGAAAGTGAGCATGAGAGGAGTGGCGAATTTGACTCAAGTCCTGGATGACTGGAAGTTCGGTATCCTGAGCCAGGTGAAGGACATTCTCCAGAAAGACCACCAGAACGTGCTGCCTGATTACGCCAG gaTCCAGCCTTTGTCTGAGGCTTTGGACGACTTGTACAAGGAGTTCAATGCCTTGAAGAGCCACCTTGGCGAGCTGACGGATAAGTTCACGGCCATCGAGAGCTTCATCGACGACCTGAAGATAAACAAGGAGAAGGAGAAAGCCAACACCCCTGCGCCCGTCACTCCGGTGAGACGGAGGCTGATCAAGACTCGTACTTCAGCTTCGTCAAGCTCCTGA